The nucleotide sequence atattagacagaagaaaagagagaaagggagacagaCGAACCAGCAGACAGACACTGTCAGAACAGAGAATCTTTATTCTTCAAGTCACCATTCTCAGCTACGAGAACAGGCACAAAGAATTTCCCAAGTgttattttagaggaaaaaaagaggggggggggTGAAATATATGCAGGGACAGAAAAACTATCTTTTCTACCCTTTTCTGGACCTTAGAGAAAAATGGGATTTTGCATTTGAATTGTCATTTACAACGAGGAGAGCAGAGCAGGTGATCTGAATGAGTTTCTTTCCTTGCCATGAAATACACAAGGGAAACTTGAACTGTTTCTGAAAGCAGCAGAAATTCATCACTGAGTTTCAGATCTAGGCTGGAGGGAAAGGAGAAGCAGCCGTCCTGGAAAGAGATCTGCAGCAGCTGAAGGTGGTTCCAGGGGGAGGAAGGGACTCCGCAGCTGTGTCGCCAGGCCCACCCCCATTGTTGCTTCCAACTTGTCAGTTGCTTATTCCTGGCTAAATTCAAGGAAGAAGCAGGAAGCTATGAGTGTGAGCAGTTCAGTCTGGAAAGAAAAATCCTCGTTAAATGATGCTGTTGGCAAACCATCTTGCCTTCAAaccagtgaaaataaatgaagaatttaacaaagaaagtCAAAAGACAACTGACCAGAGAGTTTATACACCAGCTAATCCCAATGCCAGACACTGAAGCATTTTATGAGTTGCCTCACTTAATCCTACCCCAGATCTTAAAAAGGAGGTGTTggtattatcctcattttctaacaaagttcagagaggttaagtaacttgcctgaggtcacacagctgaagaCAGGTGTAAATCAACCCAGGAACCTCCCACGTGGTGTTTCCTCCACTTTTTCttcactgtttgtgaccctaaaGAATCCCTTCAAATGCAAGAAAGCGGAACATCAAGATGATAAGAAAGTGGCCGatgccttccaattcaggaggaaaggaaaaaggccATAAACCAGGCCTTTATCCTCTTACTGGGTGCTGACATGATGCCCAAACAGGGCCTTTTCTGAGAGTCCTGAGTTTCTGTGCACCAGAGGCAGGCAGGAGACCCCACTGCCTGGTTTTAAATCCTGACTTTGTCCCTCATCTGCCAGGTGGCCTTGGCAAGTTCCTCTTAGACGCCCACACTTCAGTTTCTCCTCTCAAAACTGGGAATCTTCCTACAACCTGCTTTATGGGGTTACATGAATCATTTCACATAAaaggcttagaacagtgcctggcgtGGGTCAAACGCTCAATCAGTTTCCACTCTTATTAGCACTTCATtgtgtttagtcgataagttgtgtccaactcttttgtgaccccatagactgtagcccgccaggctcctctgtccatgggatttcccaggcaagaatattggagcggattgccatttcctcctccaggggatcttcccaacccagggatcaaacctgtgtctcctgcattggcaggtggattctttactactgaggctCCTGGGAAGACCTAACACTTAATTGACATACGATTGTTGGCTTGTATTATTTTCGTTCTGACATGACATGTCATGGCCCCCATCCCCTGCTCACAAATGTTATGCCCTGTTGCATCCTTGATGCCTTCCATTGCTGCTCTCTCGCCATCACTGTGACAGCCGCTTTGAACCCCGCACTCGTTGACACAGCTCTAAAAAGCCTCCTGGTGTATTATAGCATCATCCTCCCCATGCCCTGTGAGGTTGCAACCCCACCGgtgcccatttttcagatgagaaaactgaggcatggtGACAGGAAGGAACTCTCCTGGGTCGCCGGGCTAGAACTGGGGGGTAGGGATTCAGACTCCGATCTTACATAGTCACCGCCACAGGTTAGGGGTACCCACAGTTTGGGCCAAGTGGTTTCAGATTCAGCCGATGTCAGGGCAAAATCAGGAGGCTGgctccttttccctttttttaaggCAGGACCAGGCTTCTGCATGTCCCTGCTTTGTCCCTGAAGGGAAGGTTTCCTCATCTTATCTGCCTCCCTCACCTGTGCAGGGGCAGcagcctggggtggggcgggaggcgGAGCTGACCTCTTTCTTAGCATCCCTCCTCCAGACAGGCGCAATGAAAGGGTCCCAGGGTGGAGGCGCAAAGCAGAAAGGAAACAGATGGGAAGGTGAGTAATTAAATCAATATATACCAAACAGCCaagggagagggaaaaagaagCAAAGTAATTATGTCCAAAAATGAAGTTTGAGCTCGAACGTCGTGCATTCATTTCCAAAACACTGTTTCTTAAAGCTGTTTGgaatataaatgcaaaacaaaataaaacacaccccctccccaacacacgcctgcacgcacacatgcaagaatgctcttttgtttcatttttctggaattctgtgatttttcttcctGTAGGCTTCTTCCCCCTTTCTCCCCCCTCAAAGCAGCTCCTTACAGAATTACAGGTTTAAGTACTTTTGATAGGGGCCAGTTCTGTCAGAGGCAAAGGGTCAATTTGTTTGTATTTTACAGAAGACATGTGCTAAGCCTTTCCTATATTTTAAACAGATAATGTCCTTGTAATTTGGAAGCACTTACATGGAAGGCGGGCTTTGTCCCCTCTTTCAGTGTGTGTGTCGTTCTTGCCCGTCTCTgttgagatgaaaaagaaatactgtATCTTTAAATTAGGAGGCACTGAATAATGAATCTTGGGCAGTGAAAAGGCTAATGCCATGTGGAGGAGAAGGAGTTTAATCTAATTTAGTTGGAGGGTGTCTGTCTGCGGTGTTGTTTTTTGGAGTGTGGGAATAGAGGGGTAAGCTGTCCTCTTGAATGGTCCCTCCAGCGCCAGAAGCAGTGGGGAGCCGCGTAGACGCCAGTGATCCAAAGCCGGGCCTTGAAAGGGGGATTAGAGACAGGCTGTGATTTGCAATTCACACTAATGCACCCTGTGGAACCTTTGGTAATATTTCAAACCACATTTCAAGGGAAGTGGCCTTAAAATCGCTGCCTAAATTGTATTGGAGCAACAGAGGACCCTCCAGTCATCCGTTTTATGACGTGgatgcttttctgtttgtttcttgccgccccgcccccaccccaacaTCCTCCGTCGAGTGTTTTTAGGTGGAATGAAAAACTTTTGTGCCCGGTGAATTTGCCGCAGCTTGTGTGGCTTCTGGGGTGGTACACGCTGTGTGTTTTCTTTAGTAAGTATCCCTTCGGATGACCAAAGGTATTTTCTCCTAGGAGAAAAatgtgaggtgggggtggggggaaagagcACGCCTGCTTGCTTAGAAAACAGAATTCTcagtgcctgttttttttttttttttttctcttctaaatcTCATAATAAGCTTCCGCACAAACATAAGCCAAGATGAAATCAGGGGGAAAGGCACGTTTTGGTATCAGAGATCCCGCTACATGTCAGGCCATTATTAGCATCACATTCTTACTTGAAAGGAGAATTGGAAAAGTGCTGATGAAACACAAATATTGATGATAGTAGAGGATAAAAGAAACATCAGACTCATTTTACCAGATCATTAAACGCCAATGTGCTGAGAGAGATGCTCCAAGCAAGAGTTCCTAGCAAACTCAGATCATCTGAACCACTTTCTACCTTCAACCCTACAAcatgcttctctttcttttcctaagCTGTGCTGATAGTCTACAAGTTTACTCTTGCAATTAGCTTGTAACATGCAAAGTCTACGGTTTAATTTTTCTCTATCGCTGAAAGAGTCAGTACTTGTTATCTTAAAGAGATTACTGTGGGTTTTCTTGAATCTCATTTCAGAACATCTCACACAATACTCATCATTTCCACTGACTATAACATCTTAAGAGGAAATACAACTTTGATTTTTAGCAATATCCCTGTTAAGGTCTTTTCGACTTTGGAATTTGCTAGGTGATGAAACTCTGCCTCTCTCTCAATCTCCTTCCATCCAGAAATACTTAGCTCTCAGTCAAAATACTGCCTGACTGCTGAAATCGTGTTCCTGTTCAAAAACCTTATACTTTTTCTGGGCAAACATTTGCAAGAATTTGAAGGTAGTTAATGTTTAAGAGTGTTTCtcccatatacatatatttttagatagttggtgtataaaatatatatatatattccttgtcCTTGCATGTTATTTGAAATCATGTTTAATTATAAAGTTTCATTAAAAACCTTTGCTCAAAATTTTAGAGGCCTAATAAGATTTCCATTAATTTAAACATATCACTATTCCCACGACAGCCCCAAATgctttcttttccccctttcatCCATggttaaatatgtaaataaaatgtctaaagtcattcttcaaagaagacaaaagaaaaaagagctgaGGGGAGAGACAGCCATAAAATTCCTCCCAATTCTCCATAACATTTGCCAGAGGGGGGCCAGTTGCCAGCCAGAGCTGAGCAGCAGGGAACCCCGCCGCTCCTTAGAATCACACATCTCAAATCccacacacaggaaaaaaaaaataaaataaaatatcttttcagCTGGAGCCATCAAAAGGgccttttcatttattagttacAGAGTTATCTTGCAGTTGGTGATTTCTCAGAGCCCTCATTTTTCTATCATAATGTCTATTTGTTGGTTTCCATCTCAGCTGGGCAGAGAGAAGCACTTctgcagacatttttttttttcttctaaaaaaacgAGAGAAGAAAGCAATCTGAAGTGGTTATAGCGAAAATAATGGGTCTGAACATGGGTGAATTAAAACAGCACATAAAAGATCAATTAGGAGATGCTTTCTCAAATAGCTCACACCCCCGGCTCTTGGTGTTTAGCGCTGTCAGTGACTCTTCCCCATGTCTATTTTCAGAGTTTTtgagggagggaaaagaaaaggaaaaagaaggaaaatgatgtcCAAGGCAGGAAACTGGCAAGAAAAATTCTGGAATCTTTTTAATGAAAAGGTTCGGAAAATAGCTCactagattaaaaaacaaaaacaaacacaactatCTTAAGAAAAATGACAGCCTTTTAAAAAAGCATCTCGGAGAAACAATCCAGCTGAAGGCAGGTGGTTCTGACTGCATTAGCGTTTATTTACCTCaaccctacccccccccccccacttttttcccccactttctacctcaccccccacctcctccaacaCCTCACACGGAGATCTAGGGACACTTATTCAGTGCCAGGTGCAAATTCCCAGCCTCCTTCTCGGTTtgctgaatggatggatggatagaataAGCGGGTATGTTTTAGGTCCTGAGTTCTCCCAAGTTTCTTATTAGATGTAAAATCATACGACTTGTTTCAAATAAAAGCCAATATTCTAAAAAAGCCTTTTCAGAGGAAGCGCCCCACTTCTGCCACCGCTGACAAAAAGCTTCCCAGGGGACGAGCGACTGGCAGGAGCATCTCCTTTCTGGGCGCTTCCTAGAAATAACCGGGAAacccgcagcgccagcccctcctgcAAAGCCGGGAGGGGGcgtggggtgggagtggagagagCAGCACCGGCCGCCTGGGATGTCTGTGCGAACCGCACATCCCTCCAGAGTGCTAACCTcagaaagggaggaagaaaaagaaggccCCCGCGCACAAGGGCCGACTCCTCTGACCTCTCCTCCGGCTCGGTTAAGTCCTCCAACGGACCCCTCTACGCGTGGTCCTGGGAGTTTCAGGGAAACTTTCAAAGATTCCGACCTCGAGAGCGTCTAAGAGGAGAGAGACCCGGCCACCTCTGAGGGGGTACTGTTTACTAAAGGGTTAATACGGGAAGCCAGGTGAAGCGCCCGTTTGGAAGTGGGGCGTGGGCGTCCGCGCCCACCGCGCCCGCCCAGGTGCGGGTGTGTGTGGCTTAAGCGACTCTGTCCCGAACTCGCCCCCATCTGAAGGGCGTGCTCTAAGGGCCCTGGGCCGGGACACTccttccccactttttttttttttccccttccccactTTTTAAGAAAACTGAGCGAGGCATGGGCGCCTCCCCTTTCCCGGGGAGTTGGGGACCCtcgggaagagctgactcagcgccctcccacctccaactCCGCAGCATCCCGCGGGTCCGCAGTCAAGGAGGGAGCAGGCCGGGCAAATCACTCGCCAAATAATATAAATACCCGACGAGCGAATGACTTCCTATAATAAATAAACTCAGCCGCCTAGAAGAAATCACCAGGCCTGTCTGGCGCGAGGCCCCTCAACTCTGCGGCTCTGGTGGGGGCGAGGGGTCACCCTTCTACAAACCAAGCCCCCGGCTTTCCGaggccggggggtggggtgggacctCAGAGTCCCAGGAAGCTGCCCgccctttcccctccccgccTTCTCCGCGGAGACCTCGGAGGAGCGGCCCTAAAATCTAGATTCCCagagcccctccccctgcccttagCGCTTCTCTTTGAAATTTCAAAGAGACCCCCTCCCCGGAGCCGCAGCCCCGACGCAGGCCTGGTAACTCCGCAGCTTCGGGAAGATGCGGGCAGCTTTACAAGCTAAGGGGCCACTTTATGGCCGAGGCCATAAAACGCAAATCCCACCTCGCTTTGAAAGCTCCCTCCGCCCGGGACCCACCATAAAAATCAGGGGAGATAAGCCCCCAGCCTGACTTAGACCAGCCCACCCCTTCCTCCGGCCTGTCTCCGAACTTCCAGTAACCCCGGCGCCCTTGGGCTGCGGGGGACGAGGCCGGGGGCGCCCCGAGAAAGGGAGCGCAGGCGGGGAGGCGACGAGAGGCCAAGTTGGAGGCTGGCGCAGAGGGCGAAGGAGCAGCGGGCGGGACGCACTGGAGGGCGGCGACGCGGGGCCGGGGgcccgggcggcggcgggcggcagGATCTGGGGGCCGGGCGCTGCGCTTTCTCATGCAAAGcagcggcggggcggggcgcgcggcccgggggcggggcctgtcAGCGATCGGCTTTTTCCCACTTTGCCTGTTTGCGAGACTGCTCAGCCCGGGACCAGACTCCGAACGGCTGCGGGCCGAGCCGGGCCGAGGCCGGCGCGGGGAGGGCGGAGCCGCCGCGAGTCGCCGGCCCCGGTGCGCCCGCGCCGCCCGCCCTCTCCGCGCGCTCCCACGAGAAGCCAAAGtttgcggcggcggcggccgtgAGTTGCAGCCCGCGCCGGGCCGCGCGCCGAGAGCTGCGGGGCTCCTCTCGCTTCCCGGTATTGTTCGCAAACTTTGCTCCTCTCCTCAGCCGCTCCACCTCGGCGGAGGCGGGCGCGGAGAGCGGGGCTGGCGACCCCGCTcgggcggggctgggctgggctgggcgggCATGGGCGGGGGCCGGAGCGGGGACGAGGAGCCGGGGCCGgcagcccgagcctgggagcggCTGCTCTGAGGGCGGCAGACCTCCCCGCCGGGGCACCTCCGACGCCACCATGCAGCGCCCGGGCCCCCGGCTGTGGCTCGTCCTGCAGGTGATGGGCTCGTGTGCCGCCATCAGCTCCATGGACATGGAGCGGCCGGGCGACGGCAAGTGCCAGCCCATCGAGATCCCGATGTGCAAGGACATTGGCTACAACATGACCCGCATGCCCAACCTGATGGGCCATGAGAATCAGCGCGAGGCCGCCATCCAGCTGCACGAGTTCGCGCCGCTGGTGGAGTACGGCTGCCACGGCCACCTCCGCTTCTTTCTGTGTTCCCTGTACGCGCCCATGTGCACCGAGCAAGTCTCCACCCCTATCCCCGCCTGCCGGGTCATGTGCGAGCAGGCCCGGCTCAAGTGCTCCCCGATCATGGAGCAGTTCAACTTCAAGTGGCCcgactccctggactgcagcaaactCCCCAACAAGAACGACCCCAATTACCTGTGCATGGAGGCGCCCAACAACGGCTCGGACGAGCCCGCGCGGGGCTCGGGCATGTTCCCGCCGCTCTTCAGGCCGCAGCGACCCCACAGCGCGCAGGAGCACCAGCTGAAGGATGGGGGGCCGGGGCGCGCCGGCTGCGACAACCCGGGCAAGTTTCACCACGTGGAGAAGAGCGCGTCGTGCGCGCCGCTCTGCACGCCGGGTGTGGACGTGTACTGGAGCCGCGACGACAAGCGCTTCGCGGTGGTCTGGCTGGCTGTCTGGTCCGTGCTCTGCTTCTTCTCTAGCGCCTTCACCGTGCTCACCTTCCTCATCGACCCAGCGCGCTTCCGGTACCCCGAGCGCCCCATCATCTTCCTGTCCATGTGCTACTGCGTCTACTCGGTGGGCTACATCATCCGCCTCTTTGCGGGCGCCGAGAGCATCGCCTGCGACCGGGACAGCGGACAGCTGTATGTCATCCAGGAGGGTCTGGAGAGCACGGGCTGCACCTTGGTCTTCCTGGTCCTTTACTACTTCGGCATGGCCAGCTCCCTGTGGTGGGTGATTCTCACCCTCACCTGGTTCCTGGCCGCGGGCAAGAAGTGGGGCCACGAGGCCATCGAGGCCAACAGCAGCTACTTCCACCTGGCCGCCTGGGCCATTCCGGCCGTGAAGACCATTCTGATCTTGGTGATGCGCCGGGTGGCGGGGGACGAGCTGACCGGCGTCTGCTATGTGGGCAACATGGACATCAACGCCCTCACTGGCTTCGTGCTCATCCCCCTGGCCTGTTACCTCATCATTGGCACTTCCTTTATTCTCTCGGGCTTCGTGGCCCTTTTCCACATCCGGAGGGTGATGAAAACGGGTGGGGAGAACACGGACAAGCTCGAGAAGCTCATGGTGCGGATCGGGGTCTTCTCCGTGCTCTACACGGTGCCGGCCACTTGTGTGATTGCCTGCTACTTTTACGAACGCCTCAACGTGGAGTACTGGAAAATCCTGGCCACGCAGCACAAGTGCAAAATGAACAACCAGACTAAAAACCTGGACTGTCTGATGGCCACCTCCATCCCCGCGGTGGAGATCTTCATGGTGAAGATTTTCATGCTGCTGGTCGTGGGCATCACCAGCGGCATGTGGGTCTGGACATCTAAGACTCTGCAGTCCTGGCAGAACGTTTGCAGCCGCAGGTTCAAGAAAAAGAGCCGGAGGAAACCGGCCAGCGTGATCACCAGCAGTGGAATTTACAAAAAAGCCCAGCATCCCCCCAAAACCCATCTCGGGAAATATGAAATCCCTGCCCAGCCTCCCACCTGTGTGTAAATGGGGCTTGGAGGGATGGCGGGACTGGAAAACTTTGCCAGACAGGATTCAGTGGCTGTCAGAGCCAAAACATGGTGCTTTTCTCCGTTGGttggttgcttgtttttttttttttttaataaaagtaaaagaaaaaaaaaaataaaaagtttttactcCAAAATTCAGGATGCTGTGATACACTAAAAGTCCAAATGTACTTAAAGggtatggtttttgtttttgttttctgtgaggGAGTGCCCTCCCAGTTAAATAGCCTCTTGTGTAACTAATTTGTGGTAGCACAGTTGATTCAGGCCCCCAGAAGAAAACTTTTGTTTAGAACCTTCCGTAAATATACATCTGTATGTTTGAGTTGGCTTTGCTATCCATTTACAAATCAGGGAAGAGATAACTTCTTTGCAAATTAAAGAGCCTCTGCTGAgttgcaaagagagagagagaaagatgccaTCTCTTGCAGGCTAGAAGAGATCCCAGGGGCCCACCCTCAGAAGGCCGCTTGTAGACAGCAACTCCTGTGCaaataggaagaaagagaaggcctGACAGCTCAGCATGCTCCAGTAGATTTGGAGCCCCTTAAAATAGACTCCAGCCTCCACAAATGGGTCTTTCTCCCAGATAGAAACTTCCATCTAACCTCATATTGGTACAGTGCCAACGATGtgcaatgcatttctttttctctttccataaaaatcaaaagagaaacaagtatTTTGCTTGTTGTAAAGACAACAAAAGAAGTATGCTAACAAAGAACTAAGGGGCCCAGCCCTCAGAACCCTTTTAGTTTTACAGTTTGTGGCTTTTTAATGGAAACCAAGCCTATGTGATACACGTTTGGACTGATTTGtagaagggtgggggtggggggcagagaggggagagggatgaTTCAAAAGTGCCCAAAGGGCTTATTGACTCTTCTATTATTAAACAAATGGTTTCCATGAATAGACCCCAGAAGCCTGTCTACAAATGGTGGAGTTAATTCTCCTCACCAGGAGACGCCAGGAAAGAGTGGTCTTGCTGGTGTctatttgtcatatatatatccactattttattaaaa is from Muntiacus reevesi chromosome 13, mMunRee1.1, whole genome shotgun sequence and encodes:
- the FZD10 gene encoding frizzled-10, translated to MQRPGPRLWLVLQVMGSCAAISSMDMERPGDGKCQPIEIPMCKDIGYNMTRMPNLMGHENQREAAIQLHEFAPLVEYGCHGHLRFFLCSLYAPMCTEQVSTPIPACRVMCEQARLKCSPIMEQFNFKWPDSLDCSKLPNKNDPNYLCMEAPNNGSDEPARGSGMFPPLFRPQRPHSAQEHQLKDGGPGRAGCDNPGKFHHVEKSASCAPLCTPGVDVYWSRDDKRFAVVWLAVWSVLCFFSSAFTVLTFLIDPARFRYPERPIIFLSMCYCVYSVGYIIRLFAGAESIACDRDSGQLYVIQEGLESTGCTLVFLVLYYFGMASSLWWVILTLTWFLAAGKKWGHEAIEANSSYFHLAAWAIPAVKTILILVMRRVAGDELTGVCYVGNMDINALTGFVLIPLACYLIIGTSFILSGFVALFHIRRVMKTGGENTDKLEKLMVRIGVFSVLYTVPATCVIACYFYERLNVEYWKILATQHKCKMNNQTKNLDCLMATSIPAVEIFMVKIFMLLVVGITSGMWVWTSKTLQSWQNVCSRRFKKKSRRKPASVITSSGIYKKAQHPPKTHLGKYEIPAQPPTCV